AGAGGAATATGACCCTGTCAGCCTCACCTGCAAACACACCATCAAGCCATCAAACTGAAGTTACTTTACAGTATTTAGTTGAGACAGCAAACGCCATCAATCTGAAGGAATACAGGAAAAATCACATCCATTACTTGGCGGAGCTAAAGTTCCTAGATGTGTGTTGTACCAATGATgatgtgcagagggtccctggttctagcccaggtaggggtgaggagagggatggaagcaacACTGTTACACCAGTAAGACTTCTCGTCCCGCAGTCACTGGGTTAGTGCGATCACATAACACATGGCCACTTGCATAGGGGCCCGATTCCCACAGAGACTTTCTCTGCTCAAGTCAAAGCCCAGAACACTTCTTCGATGGGGTTTAACAACGGTTGGCATCCAATGTTAatggtgcattaccaccaccagcTGGTCGGGGTATTCAATAAGAAACTTCAAAAACATTCCAGGAAAGGGGGAAAATGGCATCATACAAAATAAAACATcaactttattttttatatttttacaaGTGGTAATCACGAAGACCCAAAAACGTTCAGCAGCATACACAATGATTACAATTTTCTTCGACTTCTCTCACTGTGCGGTACAGTTTATGGCCATTGCAATAAATAATACGAAGTCCACCTTTTTAACAGGTAGCATTTTTACTATCCCTCCGTTGATAAGAAACTTTCACTGGCCGTGGTGGCTCTACTACCATTGCTTCTTCGCCGCCACTCGATCCTTCCAATTTTCTCACCACCTCTGGATAGGAGACACGCTAAACTCTCCTCACCCTTGCCACCTCATTGTCTTTCACCAGGGCACTCTAAGAATTCAAGCGCATGTTCACCTCCACATTTGCAGCATTTCCCTTTGTCTGGCATACGAAATTCTTCCCTTCTGCACACACTTGACACAAAGGCTTACAGGGTATCTCATGAATCATAACTTTATATGAGAAGGAGAGACTCTAAATCAAAGAACAGTAGCATGGATGACGTGAACTTCTTTTCTCTGTCCACCATACAGGTCAATCGACTTGCACAAACCACTCCATCGATGTCTtcaattacagttgaagttggaagtttacttgcacttaggtttgagtcattaaaatGGTCATTAAACCACGCCacaatattcttattaaataactatagttttgacaagtcagttaggtcatctactttgtgcatgacacaagtaatgtttacagacagattatttaacttaactgtatcacaattccagtgggtcagaagtttacatacactaagttgactgtgcctttaaacagcttataaaattccagaaaattatgtaatggctttagaagcttctgataggctaattgacatcatttgagtcaattggaggtgtacctgtggatgtatttcaaggcctaccttcaaattcagtgcctctttgcttgacatcatgggaaaatcaaaagaaatcagccaagacctcagaaaaataattgtagacctccacaagtctggttcatccttgggagcaatttccaagtgCCCGAAAGTACAacgatcatctgtacaaacaatagtacgcaagtataaacaccatgggaccacgcagccgtcattccgctcaggaaggagacacgttctgtctcctaaagatgaacgtactttggtgcgaaaagtgcaaatcaatcccagaacaacagcaaaggtacttgtgaagatgttggagaaaacaggtagaaaattatctatatccacagtaaaacgagtcctacatcgacataacctaaaaggccactcagcaaggaagaagccactgctccaaaaccaccataaaaaaagccagactacggtttgcaactgcacatggggacaactattgtactttttggagaaatttcctctggtctgatgaaataataatagaactgtttggccataatgaccattgttatgtttggaggaaaaagggggaggcttgcaagccgaagtacaccatcccaaccgtgaagcacaggggtggcagcatcatgttgtgggggtgctttgctgcaggagggactggtgcatttcacaaaatagatggcatcatgagaatagaaaattacgtggatatattgaagcaacatctcaagacatcagtcaggaagttaaatcttggtcgcaaatggacaatgaccccaagcatatttccaaagttgtgacaaaatggcttaaggacaacaaagtcaaggtattggagtggccatcacaaagccctgacctcaatcctatagaaaatgtgtgggcagaactgaaacagcgtgtgcgagcaaggaggcctacaaacctgactcagttacaccagctctgtcacgaggaatgggccaaaattcacccaactgattgtgggaagcttgtggaaatattcccgaaacatttgacccaagttaaacaatttaaaggcaatcctaccaaatactaattaccttctgggaatgtgatgaaagaaataaaagctgaaataaatcattctttctactattattatttcacattcttaaaataaagtggtgatcctaactgacctaaaacagggatttttttactaggattaaatgtcaggaagtgtgaaaaactgagtttaaatgtatttggcgaaggtgtatgtaaacttccgacttcaactgtacctaccctcatcacctgggggcggcccgtcaggaagtccaggatccagttggagggaggtgtttagccccaggatccttagcttagcgatgagctttgagggtactatggtgttgaatgctgagctgtagtcaatgaatagcattctcacataagtgttccttttgtccaggtggaaaagggcagtgtggagtgcaaaagagattgcttctccacctgcattgcttgctgtttggggttttaggctgggtttctgtacagcactttgagatatcagctgatgtacgaagggctatataaataaatttgatttgatttgatttgatttgatcatctgtggatctgtttgggcggtatgcaaattggagtgggtctagggtttctgggataatggtgttgatgtgagccaaacacaccaagaatggtccaaacacaccaagacagtcatgaagagtctattccccctcaggaaactaatgTTCTGGATAACATGGAAACACCCTAACCAGTTCTAACCAGTTGTGTCTGGAAGtacctagcaagctagccaactttagccagttagcttgggtgcttgactgtcaGAACGCTCctatcaaccctactcctcagccagagAGTCAGTGAGCGCTCTGAACTCTCATAGAGCGATCCGCTCTGAATTTAAGaaaggacaatctgacaacactctgaatttacgaacgcacagAGCACACTCTGAGTGCACTCTGTCACTCCTGATTGAAGTTACAAACGCACAGAGCACACTCTgagtgcactctggcactccTGATTGAATTTTCGAACACACAGAGCGCACTCTgagtgcactctggcactccTGATTGAATTTAGGAACACACAGAGCGCACTCTgagtgcactctggcactcctgattgaatttacgaacacacctcCAGTCATATTATTTTTCCTTAGTTGCGAAAGGACTGGTCGTCCTTTCTACATAAAATGCTTGCTGTAGAGTCTGGATAACATTATTGTAACTTGATAGCTATAGCTAGCCAACTTCAGCTAATTTAGTCATGTCAAACTTGAACCTGGAATGACAGCAGAAATACACATGAAAATTAAGCAACCGCTTTATGTGGGAGCGCCACACACAAAGCCTACTGAAATCTATATGTAAACAATGGGATTTCCTCTGGTTGAATATACTGTTTGGCTCAAACATTTTAACAATGTTTTATGGTATGCATGTGACTTTCTAACTTTATGAAACCAAATTGTGAGACATCTTGTTAGCAATTCTCTATACAGTATTTCAAGAAGTTTTTTGgttaataataaaacatttaaaaagtattAGGAGATTTGGTGAAAAATCTATATCAAACAAACTTAAACCTTATCTGGAATTTTATTTCAGTTCGTGGTAGAAAACAAGAGAGTTCAAAGGTTATGGTTACACTTCTGTTCTTTTGTTTGGAAATTAGCTTCATTTGTTTACTGTCTAGTTAAGCATTACTGTAATATGGGACTATGGCCTATAAATTAAGCAACCCTTGACATAAATATCCAACAATCATGTATGCCCCCTTCAAAGACTAAAATTGACTGAAATTTAATCAAACCCTGAGACGTATTTTGGTCATTCTTTCAGATAATTAATTGTTTCCAGATCAATGGACACTAATCAATTTATACAACTAGGAAGATTGGTCCAAAATCCCCAGTAATGTGTTGGCATCATAGTGAAAAACAAAACAGGATACAGTAATTCAGGTGTCAAATTAggcatattattatttatttcagagaACCAGTTCATAGCAATCTGCTAAATTAGACAATAAGTATATCGTCGCCATAGTGCACTGGCCATTCTCGTTCACAAGCAATGACAACTTTCCTGGTGGACGAAGAACCCTCATATTCACATCGGGGATGAGTGTGTTGACATAGCGTTTTCTTTTTACACTTGTGCTTACATATGACTACAGGGAAGCGATTATTGCTTTCAAACAGACTGTTGCCCATAGGTGTGCCACCCCCAGTACAAATGGCCCTGACCTGATTTGAATTGGCTTTAATGAATGTGTTTTTTACTTTGCAATTTGCGCTATCAGACTCAGTCAACTCCAAGTAGCCCATCACACCCTGACACTTCTGTATTGTCATATCCCCCTTGACGTGCTGTCGGAGGAAGTGTGTATAACGATGGCTGATGTCGGCCGGTTGACTG
Above is a genomic segment from Oncorhynchus kisutch isolate 150728-3 linkage group LG19, Okis_V2, whole genome shotgun sequence containing:
- the LOC109864927 gene encoding ribonuclease-like 3; its protein translation is MGFQRAFLFLVLMCATVMVHSQPADISHRYTHFLRQHVKGDMTIQKCQGVMGYLELTESDSANCKVKNTFIKANSNQVRAICTGGGTPMGNSLFESNNRFPVVICKHKCKKKTLCQHTHPRCEYEGSSSTRKVVIACEREWPVHYGDDILIV